The Alnus glutinosa chromosome 7, dhAlnGlut1.1, whole genome shotgun sequence genome includes a region encoding these proteins:
- the LOC133873459 gene encoding cationic peroxidase 1-like codes for MGLMASHRSAPSVHTTTKVCLLFSVLLVGMTGMASAQLSSTFYDKSCPKALSIIKSAIVSAVSKEARMGASLLRLHFHDCFVQGCDASVLLDGIDGEKTAFPNNNSLRGFEVIDSIKSNLEKECPGVVSCADILTVAARDSVVALGGATWIWQVLLGRRDSTTSNKTAANIDLPSPFLDLSGLISSFANKGFIAEEMVALSGAHTIGQARCIVFRDRIYNETNINPSFATARQSNCPRIGGDDNLAPLDAISTTSFDNAYYTNLVSQKGLFHSDQQLFNGGSTDSQVIAYKLNPISFQQDFMKAMKKMGNLGLLTGTSGQIRTNCRKVN; via the exons ATGGGCCTCATGGCTTCCCATCGTTCTGCCCCCTCCGTTCACACAACCACAAAAGTGTGCCTTTTATTCTCAGTACTTCTTGTGGGAATGACGGGAATGGCCTCTGCCCAATTATCCTCTACTTTCTATGATAAATCCTGTCCTAAAGCCCTTTCCATCATTAAATCAGCTATTGTCTCTGCTGTGAGTAAAGAGGCACGCATGGGCGCATCGTTGCTCCGTCTTCATTTTCATGACTGCTTCGTTCAA GGATGTGATGCATCAGTGCTGTTGGACGGCATCGATGGAGAGAAAACAGCTTTTCCCAATAATAATTCACTAAGGGGATTTGAAGTAATCGACTCCATCAAATCTAACCTGGAGAAAGAGTGTCCTGGTGTTGTGTCCTGTGCTGACATCTTAACCGTCGCTGCAAGAGACTCCGTTGTTGCT CTAGGTGGAGCTACTTGGATATGGCAAGTTCTATTGGGCAGAAGAGACTCTACCACCTCAAATAAAACTGCTGCTAATATTGACCTCCCTAGTCCATTTCTGGATCTTAGTGGCCTTATTAGTTCGTTCGCAAACAAAGGTTTCATTGCCGAAGAAATGGTTGCTCTATCAG GAGCTCACACAATAGGCCAAGCCAGATGCATAGTCTTCCGGGACAGGATATACAATGAAACAAACATAAATCCCTCGTTCGCAACAGCACGACAATCAAACTGTCCAAGGATTGGAGGTGATGACAATCTTGCCCCTCTTGACGCCATTAGCACAACGTCTTTTGACAATGCTTACTACACTAATTTGGTAAGCCAAAAGGGTCTGTTTCACTCTGACCAACAGCTCTTTAATGGTGGTTCCACCGACTCTCAAGTTATTGCTTATAAGCTTAACCCGATAAGTTTCCAACAAGACTTTATGAAGGCAATGAAGAAGATGGGTAACCTTGGCCTACTTACGGGCACGAGTGGTCAGATCAGGACAAATTGCAGGAAAGTCAACTGA